The proteins below are encoded in one region of Halocatena salina:
- a CDS encoding Hsp20/alpha crystallin family protein, whose amino-acid sequence MSALRNAVRELGLPDSVFVDVGESDDEYVLVVDLPGATPETVDVWVNDHQLRIEARREKESPTEFRYLKEDRSMFIDVTLPLPPDVDTDADVDDGATIHRGVLKLRLPKSTGRRIPITEG is encoded by the coding sequence ATGTCTGCCCTACGTAATGCGGTTCGGGAGCTGGGGTTGCCCGATTCGGTGTTCGTCGATGTGGGGGAGTCCGACGACGAGTACGTACTCGTCGTCGATCTTCCGGGGGCAACCCCGGAGACAGTAGACGTGTGGGTGAACGACCACCAGCTCCGGATCGAAGCCCGCCGTGAAAAGGAGTCTCCGACCGAGTTCCGATATCTCAAAGAAGATCGGTCGATGTTTATCGACGTCACGTTACCCCTCCCACCGGACGTCGATACCGACGCGGACGTAGATGATGGGGCGACCATCCACCGGGGCGTTCTCAAGCTCCGGTTACCCAAGTCGACCGGGCGTCGGATCCCGATCACGGAGGGCTGA